A DNA window from Nymphalis io chromosome 28, ilAglIoxx1.1, whole genome shotgun sequence contains the following coding sequences:
- the LOC126779165 gene encoding paired amphipathic helix protein Sin3a isoform X2, whose product MMKRTGPRLGPDEPSPIPQSAAQIQQAGASNMHTLAQSAQPQLLGATAMLSVSGGFSRGPARANAPAVINYLKPNTVQYAPKQPPQVPPRLKLVQQPAPLPIPGRQSPGLAAPLAAQPAGQFQRLKVEDALSYLDQVKYKFNTQPQVYNDFLDIMKEFKSQTVGCRIDTPGVITRVSNLFKGHPELIVGFNTFLPPGYKIEVQSNGQVSVSMPSPTGAGCGPVGVGGVGGVGVSAVSGGGGGGGGSGVLLGVHHPPPQSQLVHLLPVPQSVSTAIVHNLSVNATPANTLHHISQAHQQIEAAAIHHPPGSAPSSAAHAGAAAGQPVEFNHAIEYVNKIKSRFSRQPDKYKRFLEILHAYQRGHRDVKEPQAKQQTEQEVYSQVAKLFENQDDLLAEFGQFLPDAKAVTKPAHIPPHSRSPPPQTPVAPREEERYAAASPPPHAPHSAHAPHAPHVPHAAHAQLHHAPPLPKHTSAPPAPPQHHHLKRSPSFGSSTQIDGYSVRVSNEVCAAAGGAPPPKKARAGGASPALRDVSLADAAKLATAHDYGFFDRARKALRSQHIYENFLRCLLLFTNEIISSSELLCVTEPFLYRHPELKKWLQDFVGPVSPPHTPTTTHTGYNNFSSTSSLLSCERSRLGSETKRHEPLGAYGAQLRHERPQGDAAMDIDLSTCKRLGTSYCALPREAAARRCSGRTPLCKEVLNDTWVSFPTWSEDSTFVTSRKTQFEEYIYRCEDERFELDVVIETNAATIRVLEGVQKKLSRMTSEDAAKYRLDDSLGGHSPTIHQRALRRIYGDKAVDIIAGLKKNPVVAVPVVLRRLKAKEEEWREAQKGFNKQWREQNEKYYLKSLDHQGINFKQNDLKALRSKCLFNEVESAYAARRPGPHLVADYGLRTRHEAIKIVRDAAELLIHHARRQTGIQKAEKRRIKQLLRHFLPDLFAHPRQPLSDDERDEEEKEEPNSPGSPSPDQAADDKGGSVKQEKQESSESDNASDKSSRNNKNDKENKPKNNNTTDSKESTNSIKRSSSNEDSANMKIDFKSDQDVEDDYRDHPSNEARFVCTSSWYLFLRLHGILCQRLGAARRAALALAQAETSRAAGRPPSVAAALRLKPSNLPMEASSPAEYYNALLELVKGVLDGNVDANAYEDAAREMLGIKAYPAYTLDKLVSTAVRQLQHCVSESWSSRAAELASRGMRGSAAYVRRALRALRAHHTAFLVRVYGGDDCKVTFELLEAAGEGHASPHHDSSRLSPTNQSRSRETNGEAVSRLAAWSLYAESYARAAHGQRRRRLRARRAPPQAAAPARPLRVHARQHHPAGGVSTAAAVPCGLPGAGARVARAPVGGAAGSVPRLARPSLARQHLASPRHVRGGDRRARLSILKRHSINIIEMNKLEILKKKLSIYTESFFF is encoded by the exons ATTCAGCAAGCGGGAGCAAGCAACATGCATACATTGGCCCAATCGGCCCAACCACAATTATTag GAGCGACAGCGATGCTGTCAGTCAGTGGAGGCTTCAGTCGCGGCCCAGCGCGCGCCAACGCTCCCGCCGTCATCAATTATCTTAAGCCGAACACGGTGCAATATGCGCCGAAGCAGCCGCCCCAAGTGCCACCGAGGCTTAAG CTTGTTCAGCAACCAGCCCCACTACCTATACCCGGACGCCAGTCGCCCGGTCTGGCTGCGCCGCTGGCAGCTCAGCCGGCGGGACAGTTCCAACGTTTGAAGGTCGAGGATGCGCTCTCATACCTAGACCAAGTCAAATACAAATTCAACACACAACCGCAGGTCTACAACGACTTTTTGGACATCATGAAGGAATTCAAAAGTCAGAC TGTTGGTTGCAGAATCGACACGCCCGGCGTCATCACCCGGGTGTCGAATCTGTTCAAGGGGCATCCGGAGCTGATTGTTGGATTCAATACCTTCCTGCCACCAGGGTACAAGATAGAAGTGCAGAGTAACGGACAG GTGTCAGTGTCCATGCCATCCCCCACTGGAGCGGGCTGCGGGCCCGTGGGCGTGGGTGGAGTGGGTGGCGTGGGCGTAAGCGCAGTGAGCGGCGGTGGCGGCGGTGGTGGTGGTAGCGGCGTGCTTCTCGGCGTACACCACCCGCCGCCGCAGTCGCAGCTCGTGCACTTGCTGCCAGTACCACA GTCCGTCAGTACAGCGATTGTTCACAACTTGTCGGTGAATGCAACACCAGCTAACACCCTGCATCATATCTCACAAGCTCATCAGCAGATAGAAGCAGCAGCCATACATCATCCACCAG GCTCGGCGCCCAGCAGCGCGGCGCATGCGGGCGCGGCGGCAGGCCAGCCCGTGGAGTTTAACCACGCCATCGAATACGTCAACAAGATCAAG TCCCGTTTCTCCAGGCAACCAGATAAGTACAAGCGTTTCTTGGAGATACTTCATGCATACCAACGAGGTCATAGAGACGTCAAAGAGCCTCAAGCAAAGCAACAGACTGAGCAGGAAGTCTATTCGCAg GTGGCAAAGTTGTTTGAGAATCAAGATGATCTCTTGGCTGAATTCGGTCAGTTTTTACCAGATGCAAAGGCGGTAACCAAACCCGCACACATACCGCCGCATTCGAGATCACCACCGCCACAG ACGCCGGTGGCCCCCCGGGAGGAGGAGCGCTACGCGGCCGCGTCCCCCCCGCCGCACGCGCCGCACTCCGCGCACGCGCCGCACGCCCCGCACGTGCCGCACGCCGCGCACGCGCAGCTACACCACGCGCcg CCACTCCCGAAGCACACGAGTGCGCCCCCCGCTCCACCACAGCATCACCATCTCAAGAGGTCGCCTAGCTTCGGATCCTCGACTCAAATCG ATGGGTATTCAGTTCGCGTCAGTAATGAGGTCTGTGCCGCAGCGGGCGGGGCGCCACCGCCCAAGAAGgcgcgcgcgggcggcgcgtcACCGGCGCTGCGCGACGTGTCGCTGGCGGACGCCGCCAAGCTGGCCACGGCGCACGACTACGGGTTCTTCGACCGCGCGCGCAAGGCGCTGCGCTCGCAGCACATCTACGAGAACTTCCTCAG aTGCCTTCTCCTCTTCACCAATGAAATTATCTCTTCATCTGAGCTTCTCTGCGTCACCGAGCCGTTCCTCTACCGTCACCCGGAACTAAAGAAATGGTTACAAGATTTCGTGGGTCCGGTCTCACCACCGCACACGCCTACCACTACTCATACTG GCTACAATAACTTCAGTAGCACAAGCAGCTTACTCAGCTGTGAACGATCCAGGCTCGGGTCAGAGACGAAGCGACATGAGCCTCTCGGGGCATATGGTGCCCAGTTGAGGCATGAAAGACCTCAAGGAGACGCTGCTATGGATATAG atcTGTCGACGTGTAAGAGGTTAGGAACTTCGTACTGTGCGTTACCACGCGAGGCAGCTGCGAGACGATGCTCTGGGCGGACGCCGCTTTGCAAAGAG gtTCTCAACGACACGTGGGTGTCCTTTCCGACGTGGAGTGAGGATTCGACTTTCGTTACATCGAGGAAAACGCAGTTCGAAGAATATATTTACCGCTGTGAAGATGAACGATTCGAG CTGGACGTGGTGATAGAGACGAACGCGGCCACCATCCGCGTGCTGGAGGGTGTCCAGAAAAAGCTATCTCGCATGACCAGCGAGGACGCCGCAAAGTACCGCCTCGACGACAGCCTGGGCGGGCACTCGCCCACCATACACCAGCGCGCGCTGCGCCGCATCTACGGCGACAAG gcGGTGGACATTATCGCGGGTTTGAAGAAGAATCCCGTTGTCGCCGTACCGGTCGTACTGAGGCGGCTCAAAGCTAAAGAGGAGGAGTGGAGGGAAGCTCAGAAg GGCTTCAACAAGCAGTGGCGCGAGCAGAACGAGAAATACTACCTGAAGTCACTGGACCACCAGGGCATCAACTTCAAGCAGAACGACCTGAAGGCGCTGCGCTCCAAGTGCTTGTTCAACGAGGTGGAGAGCGCCTACGCCGCGCGCCGGCCCGGTCCGCATCTCGTGGCCGACTACGGTCTGCGCACGCGCCACGAAG CGATCAAAATCGTTCGTGACGCAGCAGAACTGTTGATCCACCACGCGAGAAGGCAGACGGGTATACAGAAAGCTGAGAAGCGAAGAATTAAACAACTACTACGGCACTTTCTTCCCGATCTGTTCGCCCACCCCCGGCAACCATTGTCTGATGATGAGAGAGATGAGG AAGAAAAAGAAGAGCCAAATAGTCCAGGCAGTCCGAGTCCAGATCAGGCTGCTGATGATAAGGGAGGGAGCGTCAAACAAGAGAAACAAGAG TCGTCAGAGTCCGACAATGCGTCTGACAAAAGCAGTCGGAACAACAAAAACGACAAGGAGAATAAGCCTAAAAACAACAACACAACTGACAGCAAAG AGAGCACAAACTCCATCAAACGTAGCAGCAGCAATGAGGATTCTGCCAACATGAAGATTGATTTCAAGAGTGATCAGGATGTCGAAGATGATTATAGAGATCATCCATCTAat GAGGCGCGCTTCGTGTGCACGTCGTCGTGGTACCTGTTCCTGCGCCTGCACGGCATCCTGTGCCAGCGGCTgggcgcggcgcggcgggcggcgctgGCGCTGGCGCAGGCCGAGACGTCCCGCGCCGCCGGGCGCCCGCCCAGCGTGGCCGCCGCGCTGCGCCTCAAGCCTTCCA ATTTACCGATGGAGGCTTCATCGCCAGCGGAATACTACAACGCCCTTCTCGAGCTGGTGAAGGGTGTGCTGGACGGAAACGTAGATGCGAATGCGTACGAAGACGCCGCGAGAGAGATGCTCGGCATCAAGGCGTATCCCGCCTACACGCTGGACAAGCTGGTGTCTACAGCTGTTCGACAG CTGCAGCACTGCGTGTCGGAGAGCTGGTCGTCGCGCGCGGCGGAGCTGGCGTCGCGCGGCATGCGCGGCTCGGCGGCCTACGTGCGGCGCGCGCTGCGGGCTCTGCGCGCGCACCACACCGCCTTCCTCGTCAGAGTC tatggCGGGGATGATTGTAAAGTGACGTTTGAGTTACTGGAGGCTGCGGGCGAGGGTCACGCTTCGCCCCACCACGATTCCTCTAGACTATCGCCCACTAACCAG TCGCGCAGCCGCGAGACGAACGGCGAGGCGGTGTCGCGGCTGGCGGCGTGGTCGCTGTACGCCGAGAGCTA cgcccgcgccgcacaCGGCCAGCGCCGCCGCCGACTGCGCGCCCGCCGTGCGCCGCCGCAAGCCGCCGCGCCTGCACGACCACTCCGAGTGCACGCTCGCCAACACCATCCG GCTGGTGGCGTGTCGACCGCAGCAGCTGTACCGTGCGGGTTGCCTGGCGCTGGCGCGCGCGTCGCACGCGCGCCTgtcggcggcgcggcgggctcGGTTCCGCGCTTGGCTCGCCCGTCGCTCGCTCGCCAACACTTAGCCAGCCCGCGTCACGTGCGAGGAGGCGACCGGCGCGCGCGACTGTCCATACTGAAGCGACACTCGATTAACATTATTGAAATGAACAAACTCGAAATCTTGAAAAAAAAGCTGTCAATTTATACTGAATCGTTTTTCTTCTAA
- the LOC126779165 gene encoding paired amphipathic helix protein Sin3a isoform X12: protein MMKRTGPRLGPDEPSPIPQSAAQIQQAGASNMHTLAQSAQPQLLGATAMLSVSGGFSRGPARANAPAVINYLKPNTVQYAPKQPPQVPPRLKLVQQPAPLPIPGRQSPGLAAPLAAQPAGQFQRLKVEDALSYLDQVKYKFNTQPQVYNDFLDIMKEFKSQTIDTPGVITRVSNLFKGHPELIVGFNTFLPPGYKIEVQSNGQVSVSMPSPTGAGCGPVGVGGVGGVGVSAVSGGGGGGGGSGVLLGVHHPPPQSQLVHLLPVPQSVSTAIVHNLSVNATPANTLHHISQAHQQIEAAAIHHPPGSAPSSAAHAGAAAGQPVEFNHAIEYVNKIKSRFSRQPDKYKRFLEILHAYQRGHRDVKEPQAKQQTEQEVYSQVAKLFENQDDLLAEFGQFLPDAKAVTKPAHIPPHSRSPPPQTPVAPREEERYAAASPPPHAPHSAHAPHAPHVPHAAHAQLHHAPPLPKHTSAPPAPPQHHHLKRSPSFGSSTQIDGYSVRVSNEVCAAAGGAPPPKKARAGGASPALRDVSLADAAKLATAHDYGFFDRARKALRSQHIYENFLRCLLLFTNEIISSSELLCVTEPFLYRHPELKKWLQDFVGPVSPPHTPTTTHTGYNNFSSTSSLLSCERSRLGSETKRHEPLGAYGAQLRHERPQGDAAMDIDLSTCKRLGTSYCALPREAAARRCSGRTPLCKEVLNDTWVSFPTWSEDSTFVTSRKTQFEEYIYRCEDERFELDVVIETNAATIRVLEGVQKKLSRMTSEDAAKYRLDDSLGGHSPTIHQRALRRIYGDKAVDIIAGLKKNPVVAVPVVLRRLKAKEEEWREAQKGFNKQWREQNEKYYLKSLDHQGINFKQNDLKALRSKCLFNEVESAYAARRPGPHLVADYGLRTRHEAIKIVRDAAELLIHHARRQTGIQKAEKRRIKQLLRHFLPDLFAHPRQPLSDDERDEEEKEEPNSPGSPSPDQAADDKGGSVKQEKQESSESDNASDKSSRNNKNDKENKPKNNNTTDSKESTNSIKRSSSNEDSANMKIDFKSDQDVEDDYRDHPSNEARFVCTSSWYLFLRLHGILCQRLGAARRAALALAQAETSRAAGRPPSVAAALRLKPSNLPMEASSPAEYYNALLELVKGVLDGNVDANAYEDAAREMLGIKAYPAYTLDKLVSTAVRQLQHCVSESWSSRAAELASRGMRGSAAYVRRALRALRAHHTAFLVRVYGGDDCKVTFELLEAAGEGHASPHHDSSRLSPTNQSRSRETNGEAVSRLAAWSLYAESYARAAHGQRRRRLRARRAPPQAAAPARPLRVHARQHHPAGGVSTAAAVPCGLPGAGARVARAPVGGAAGSVPRLARPSLARQHLASPRHVRGGDRRARLSILKRHSINIIEMNKLEILKKKLSIYTESFFF, encoded by the exons ATTCAGCAAGCGGGAGCAAGCAACATGCATACATTGGCCCAATCGGCCCAACCACAATTATTag GAGCGACAGCGATGCTGTCAGTCAGTGGAGGCTTCAGTCGCGGCCCAGCGCGCGCCAACGCTCCCGCCGTCATCAATTATCTTAAGCCGAACACGGTGCAATATGCGCCGAAGCAGCCGCCCCAAGTGCCACCGAGGCTTAAG CTTGTTCAGCAACCAGCCCCACTACCTATACCCGGACGCCAGTCGCCCGGTCTGGCTGCGCCGCTGGCAGCTCAGCCGGCGGGACAGTTCCAACGTTTGAAGGTCGAGGATGCGCTCTCATACCTAGACCAAGTCAAATACAAATTCAACACACAACCGCAGGTCTACAACGACTTTTTGGACATCATGAAGGAATTCAAAAGTCAGAC AATCGACACGCCCGGCGTCATCACCCGGGTGTCGAATCTGTTCAAGGGGCATCCGGAGCTGATTGTTGGATTCAATACCTTCCTGCCACCAGGGTACAAGATAGAAGTGCAGAGTAACGGACAG GTGTCAGTGTCCATGCCATCCCCCACTGGAGCGGGCTGCGGGCCCGTGGGCGTGGGTGGAGTGGGTGGCGTGGGCGTAAGCGCAGTGAGCGGCGGTGGCGGCGGTGGTGGTGGTAGCGGCGTGCTTCTCGGCGTACACCACCCGCCGCCGCAGTCGCAGCTCGTGCACTTGCTGCCAGTACCACA GTCCGTCAGTACAGCGATTGTTCACAACTTGTCGGTGAATGCAACACCAGCTAACACCCTGCATCATATCTCACAAGCTCATCAGCAGATAGAAGCAGCAGCCATACATCATCCACCAG GCTCGGCGCCCAGCAGCGCGGCGCATGCGGGCGCGGCGGCAGGCCAGCCCGTGGAGTTTAACCACGCCATCGAATACGTCAACAAGATCAAG TCCCGTTTCTCCAGGCAACCAGATAAGTACAAGCGTTTCTTGGAGATACTTCATGCATACCAACGAGGTCATAGAGACGTCAAAGAGCCTCAAGCAAAGCAACAGACTGAGCAGGAAGTCTATTCGCAg GTGGCAAAGTTGTTTGAGAATCAAGATGATCTCTTGGCTGAATTCGGTCAGTTTTTACCAGATGCAAAGGCGGTAACCAAACCCGCACACATACCGCCGCATTCGAGATCACCACCGCCACAG ACGCCGGTGGCCCCCCGGGAGGAGGAGCGCTACGCGGCCGCGTCCCCCCCGCCGCACGCGCCGCACTCCGCGCACGCGCCGCACGCCCCGCACGTGCCGCACGCCGCGCACGCGCAGCTACACCACGCGCcg CCACTCCCGAAGCACACGAGTGCGCCCCCCGCTCCACCACAGCATCACCATCTCAAGAGGTCGCCTAGCTTCGGATCCTCGACTCAAATCG ATGGGTATTCAGTTCGCGTCAGTAATGAGGTCTGTGCCGCAGCGGGCGGGGCGCCACCGCCCAAGAAGgcgcgcgcgggcggcgcgtcACCGGCGCTGCGCGACGTGTCGCTGGCGGACGCCGCCAAGCTGGCCACGGCGCACGACTACGGGTTCTTCGACCGCGCGCGCAAGGCGCTGCGCTCGCAGCACATCTACGAGAACTTCCTCAG aTGCCTTCTCCTCTTCACCAATGAAATTATCTCTTCATCTGAGCTTCTCTGCGTCACCGAGCCGTTCCTCTACCGTCACCCGGAACTAAAGAAATGGTTACAAGATTTCGTGGGTCCGGTCTCACCACCGCACACGCCTACCACTACTCATACTG GCTACAATAACTTCAGTAGCACAAGCAGCTTACTCAGCTGTGAACGATCCAGGCTCGGGTCAGAGACGAAGCGACATGAGCCTCTCGGGGCATATGGTGCCCAGTTGAGGCATGAAAGACCTCAAGGAGACGCTGCTATGGATATAG atcTGTCGACGTGTAAGAGGTTAGGAACTTCGTACTGTGCGTTACCACGCGAGGCAGCTGCGAGACGATGCTCTGGGCGGACGCCGCTTTGCAAAGAG gtTCTCAACGACACGTGGGTGTCCTTTCCGACGTGGAGTGAGGATTCGACTTTCGTTACATCGAGGAAAACGCAGTTCGAAGAATATATTTACCGCTGTGAAGATGAACGATTCGAG CTGGACGTGGTGATAGAGACGAACGCGGCCACCATCCGCGTGCTGGAGGGTGTCCAGAAAAAGCTATCTCGCATGACCAGCGAGGACGCCGCAAAGTACCGCCTCGACGACAGCCTGGGCGGGCACTCGCCCACCATACACCAGCGCGCGCTGCGCCGCATCTACGGCGACAAG gcGGTGGACATTATCGCGGGTTTGAAGAAGAATCCCGTTGTCGCCGTACCGGTCGTACTGAGGCGGCTCAAAGCTAAAGAGGAGGAGTGGAGGGAAGCTCAGAAg GGCTTCAACAAGCAGTGGCGCGAGCAGAACGAGAAATACTACCTGAAGTCACTGGACCACCAGGGCATCAACTTCAAGCAGAACGACCTGAAGGCGCTGCGCTCCAAGTGCTTGTTCAACGAGGTGGAGAGCGCCTACGCCGCGCGCCGGCCCGGTCCGCATCTCGTGGCCGACTACGGTCTGCGCACGCGCCACGAAG CGATCAAAATCGTTCGTGACGCAGCAGAACTGTTGATCCACCACGCGAGAAGGCAGACGGGTATACAGAAAGCTGAGAAGCGAAGAATTAAACAACTACTACGGCACTTTCTTCCCGATCTGTTCGCCCACCCCCGGCAACCATTGTCTGATGATGAGAGAGATGAGG AAGAAAAAGAAGAGCCAAATAGTCCAGGCAGTCCGAGTCCAGATCAGGCTGCTGATGATAAGGGAGGGAGCGTCAAACAAGAGAAACAAGAG TCGTCAGAGTCCGACAATGCGTCTGACAAAAGCAGTCGGAACAACAAAAACGACAAGGAGAATAAGCCTAAAAACAACAACACAACTGACAGCAAAG AGAGCACAAACTCCATCAAACGTAGCAGCAGCAATGAGGATTCTGCCAACATGAAGATTGATTTCAAGAGTGATCAGGATGTCGAAGATGATTATAGAGATCATCCATCTAat GAGGCGCGCTTCGTGTGCACGTCGTCGTGGTACCTGTTCCTGCGCCTGCACGGCATCCTGTGCCAGCGGCTgggcgcggcgcggcgggcggcgctgGCGCTGGCGCAGGCCGAGACGTCCCGCGCCGCCGGGCGCCCGCCCAGCGTGGCCGCCGCGCTGCGCCTCAAGCCTTCCA ATTTACCGATGGAGGCTTCATCGCCAGCGGAATACTACAACGCCCTTCTCGAGCTGGTGAAGGGTGTGCTGGACGGAAACGTAGATGCGAATGCGTACGAAGACGCCGCGAGAGAGATGCTCGGCATCAAGGCGTATCCCGCCTACACGCTGGACAAGCTGGTGTCTACAGCTGTTCGACAG CTGCAGCACTGCGTGTCGGAGAGCTGGTCGTCGCGCGCGGCGGAGCTGGCGTCGCGCGGCATGCGCGGCTCGGCGGCCTACGTGCGGCGCGCGCTGCGGGCTCTGCGCGCGCACCACACCGCCTTCCTCGTCAGAGTC tatggCGGGGATGATTGTAAAGTGACGTTTGAGTTACTGGAGGCTGCGGGCGAGGGTCACGCTTCGCCCCACCACGATTCCTCTAGACTATCGCCCACTAACCAG TCGCGCAGCCGCGAGACGAACGGCGAGGCGGTGTCGCGGCTGGCGGCGTGGTCGCTGTACGCCGAGAGCTA cgcccgcgccgcacaCGGCCAGCGCCGCCGCCGACTGCGCGCCCGCCGTGCGCCGCCGCAAGCCGCCGCGCCTGCACGACCACTCCGAGTGCACGCTCGCCAACACCATCCG GCTGGTGGCGTGTCGACCGCAGCAGCTGTACCGTGCGGGTTGCCTGGCGCTGGCGCGCGCGTCGCACGCGCGCCTgtcggcggcgcggcgggctcGGTTCCGCGCTTGGCTCGCCCGTCGCTCGCTCGCCAACACTTAGCCAGCCCGCGTCACGTGCGAGGAGGCGACCGGCGCGCGCGACTGTCCATACTGAAGCGACACTCGATTAACATTATTGAAATGAACAAACTCGAAATCTTGAAAAAAAAGCTGTCAATTTATACTGAATCGTTTTTCTTCTAA